One genomic region from Mytilus trossulus isolate FHL-02 chromosome 9, PNRI_Mtr1.1.1.hap1, whole genome shotgun sequence encodes:
- the LOC134684513 gene encoding histone H4: protein MSGRGKGGKGLGKGGAKRHRKVLRDNIQGITKPAIRRLARRGGVKRISGLIYEETRGVLKVFLENVIRDAVTYTEHAKRKTVTAMDVVYALKRQGRTLYGFGG from the coding sequence ATGTCAGGAAGAGGTAAAGGAGGAAAAGGTCTAGGTAAAGGAGGCGCCAAACGTCACAGGAAGGTGTTGCGTGATAATATCCAAGGTATCACCAAACCAGCAATCCGTCGTTTAGCAAGACGAGGTGGTGTCAAACGTATCTCTGGTCTTATCTACGAAGAAACACGTGGTGTCTTGAAAgtctttttggaaaatgtcaTCCGTGATGCTGTCACATACACTGAGCATGCAAAGAGGAAAACTGTCACCGCCATGGATGTTGTCTACGCCCTGAAACGTCAAGGCCGTACCCTTTACGGATTCGGAGGTTAA